DNA sequence from the Streptomyces tsukubensis genome:
ACCAGGTCGCGACCGAGGTCAACGGCGAGGACCGCCGGATCACCTTCATCGACACCCCGGGTCACGAGGCGTTCACCGCCATGCGTGCCCGTGGTGCCAAGTCGACCGACATCGCGATCCTCGTGGTGGCGGCCAACGACGGTGTGATGCCCCAGACGATCGAAGCGCTCAACCACGCCAAGGCGGCCGACGTGCCGATCGTGGTCGCGGTGAACAAGATCGACGTCGAGGGCGCGGACCCGACGAAGGTGCGCGGCCAGCTCACCGAGTTCGGTCTGGTGGCCGAGGAGTACGGCGGCGACACCATGTTCGTCGACATCTCCGCCAAGCAGGGCCTCCACATCGAGGAGCTGCTGGAGGCCGTCGTCCTCACCGCCGACGCCTCCCTCGACCTGCGCGCCAACCCGAACCAGGACGCCCAGGGCATCGCGATCGAGTCCCACCTCGACCGCGGCCGTGGCGCCGTCTCGACGGTCCTGGTCCAGCGCGGAACGCTCCGCATCGGCGACACCATGGTCGTGGGCGACGCCTACGGCCGGGTGCGGGCCATGCTCGACGACAAGGGCGAGAACGTGGAGGAGGCCGGTCCCTCGACCCCGGTCCTCGTCCTCGGCCTCACCAACGTCCCGGGCGCCGGCGACAACTTCCTCGTCGTCGACGAGGACCGCACCGCCCGTCAGATCGCGGAGAAGCGCGCCGCTCGCGAGCGCAACGCCGCGTTCGCCAAGCGGGTGCGCCGCGTCTCCCTTGAGGACCTCGACAAGGTCCTCAAGGCGGGCGAGATCCAGCAGCTCAACCTCATCATCAAGGGCGACGCGTCCGGATCGGTGGAGGCCCTCGAATCCTCCCTGCTCCAGCTCGACGTCGGCGAAGAGGTCGACATCCGGGTCCTGCACCGCGGTGTCGGTGCGGTCACCGAGTCGGACATCGACCTGGCCATGGGCTCCGACGCCATCGTCATCGGCTTCAACGTCCGCGCGGCCGGCCGTGCCTCGCAGATGGCGGAGCGCGAGGGCGTCGACGTCCGGTACTACTCGGTGATCTACCAGGCCATCGAGGAGATCGAGGCGGCCCTCAAGGGCATGCTGAAGCCGGAGTTCGAAGAGGTCGAGCTCGGTACGGCGGAGATCCGCGAGGTCTTCCGCTCGTCCAAGCTGGGCAACATCGCGGGTGTCCTCATCCGCTCCGGCGAGGTCAAGCGGAACACCAAGGCCCGTCTCATCCGCGACGGCAAGGTCATCGCGGAGAGCCTCAACATCGAGGGTCTGCGCCGCTTCAAGGACGACGTCACCGAGATCCGCGAAGGCTTCGAGGGCGGTATCAACCTCGGAAACTTCAACGACATCAAGATCGACGACGTCATCGCGACGTACGAGATGCGCGAGAAGCCGCGCGGCTGATGCGCTGCAGTCGGCCGGGGCCGGTCGGCGGGAGAAATTTCCGTCGATCGGCCCCGGCCGCTGCGTGTACGGTTCCGGTGTCCCTGCCGAACACCGGCAGGAGCCCTTGAACCCGAACCGGCGGGACATCCGGATAACTCCATGTATGTGGGAACGCTGTCCTTCGATCTGCTCCTCGGCGACGTACGGTCGCTGAAGGAGAAGCGCTCCGTGGTCCGTCCGATCGTCGCCGAGCTCCACCGCAAGTTCGCGGTGAGCGCGGCGGAGACCGGCGACCAGGACCTCTACCGAAGGGCCGCGATCGGCCTCGCGGTGGTCTCCGGCGACACCGGACATCTGGCCGACGTACTCGACCGGTGCGAACGCTTCGTCGCCGCCCGGCCGGAAGTGGAACTGCTCTCGGTTCGACGCAGGCTCCACAGCGACGAAGACTGAAGTGGAACGCCCACCACGGACATCGTGGCGGGGCACAGCAGGTAAGAAGGAGAAGGACCAGTGGCCGACAACGCGCGGGCGAAGAAACTGGCGGACCTGATCAGGGAAGTCGTCGCCGAGAAGCTACAGCGCGGTATCAAGGACCCGCGGCTCGGCTCGCACGTGACCATCACCGACACCCGGGTCACCGGCGATCTGCGGGAGGCCACGGTCTTCTACACGGTCTACGGCGACGACGAGGACCGGGCCAGCGCCGCAGCCGGGCTCCAGAGCGCCAAGGGCGTCCTGCGCAGCGCGGTCGGCGCCGCGGCGGGCACCAAGTTCACCCCGACGCTGACCTTCGTCGCGGACGCCCTCCCGGAGAACGCCAAGACCATCGAGGACCTCCTCGACCAGGCCCGCGCCTCGGACGCCCGGGTCCGCGAGGTCTCCTCGGGAGCCGCGTACGCCGGTGACGCCGATCCGTACCGCAAGCCCGAAGACGACGCCGACGACGCCGCCGAAGGCGACGACGGCGCCACCGACGGTGACCGCAGCGGGGGCTCCGCGTCCGCATGACCCAGCGCACCCCCGCACCCGACGGCCTGGTCATCGTCGACAAGCCGTCGGGCTTCACCTCCCATGACGTCGTAGCCAAAATGCGCGGTATCGCCCGCACCCGCCGGGTCGGCCACGCAGGCACCCTCGACCCCATGGCGACCGGCGTCCTCGTCCTCGGCATCGAGCGGGCCACCAAGCTCCTCGGCCATCTCGCGCTCACCGAGAAGGAGTACCTGGGCACGATCCGGCTCGGCCAGAGCACCGTCACGGACGACGCCGAAGGCGAGATCACCGCCTCCGCCGACGCCTCGGGTGTCACCCGCGAGGCGATCGGCACCGGAGTCGCCGCCCTCAGCGGCGCGATCATGCAGGTGCCGTCGAAGGTCAGCGCCATCAAGATCGACGGCAAGCGTTCGTACGCCCGCGTCCGCGGCGGCGAGGACTTCGAAATCCCCGCCCGACCGGTCACCGTCTCCTCCTTCCGGGTCTACGACGTCCGGCCGGAAACCGCCGATGACGGCACCCCCGTCCTCGACCTCGTGGTCTCCGTCGTCTGCTCCTCCGGCACCTACATCCGGGCCCTCGCCCGCGATCTGGGCGCCGGTCTCGGCGTCGGCGGCCATCTGACCGCCCTGCGG
Encoded proteins:
- a CDS encoding DUF503 domain-containing protein codes for the protein MYVGTLSFDLLLGDVRSLKEKRSVVRPIVAELHRKFAVSAAETGDQDLYRRAAIGLAVVSGDTGHLADVLDRCERFVAARPEVELLSVRRRLHSDED
- the rbfA gene encoding 30S ribosome-binding factor RbfA translates to MADNARAKKLADLIREVVAEKLQRGIKDPRLGSHVTITDTRVTGDLREATVFYTVYGDDEDRASAAAGLQSAKGVLRSAVGAAAGTKFTPTLTFVADALPENAKTIEDLLDQARASDARVREVSSGAAYAGDADPYRKPEDDADDAAEGDDGATDGDRSGGSASA
- the truB gene encoding tRNA pseudouridine(55) synthase TruB; amino-acid sequence: MTQRTPAPDGLVIVDKPSGFTSHDVVAKMRGIARTRRVGHAGTLDPMATGVLVLGIERATKLLGHLALTEKEYLGTIRLGQSTVTDDAEGEITASADASGVTREAIGTGVAALSGAIMQVPSKVSAIKIDGKRSYARVRGGEDFEIPARPVTVSSFRVYDVRPETADDGTPVLDLVVSVVCSSGTYIRALARDLGAGLGVGGHLTALRRTRVGPYGLDAAKTLDQLQEELTVMPVAEAAAAAFPRWDLDARRAGLLVNGVRLDMPAYDRSPVAAFGPDERFVALVEEQKGKAKSLAVFV